Within Thermococcus indicus, the genomic segment AGGGTGAGCCTTATCACCGTCCTGGTCTGGGCGTCGTTCATGAGCCTGAGCGTCTCCTTTATCTTCTCCCAGCCGTCGGGAATCATCGGGACGTTCACACGGTTGTAGGTCTCGAGGTCCGGGGCGGTGAGGGAGACGTAGAGCTGGCTCGGCAGCTTGTCCTCTTTCTTCATCTCCTCGAGTCTCTCCGGAACGGTTCCGTTGGTGACGATGAAGGTCGTGAAACCGCGCTTGTGGAACTCCTCAACCAGGTCGCCCATGTAGGGGTACAGCATCGGCTCGCCGGAGAGACTTATAGCGGCGTGCTTCGGGTTCCATGCCTCCTCGAACTTCTTCATGTTTATGCCTGGCATGCCCTTGTAGCCGACGAGGAGCTTGCGCTGGGCCTTTATGCTCTCCTCGACGATGAAGGCCGGGTCGTCCCATGGCTCCGGGAGCTCGGTTCCGAGGAAGCCCTCCATCGGGCGCCAGCAGAATATGCAGTTGTGGGTGCACCACGCCGTAACCGGCGTCATCTGCAGGCAGCGGTGGGAGTGTATGTTGTAGAACTTCTGCTTGTAGCAGAAGCGGTCGTGCTTTATGCTCTCCTTGAGCCAGTGGCAGAGCTTTACCGAGCTGTGCCTGCCAACGAGAGCGTAGTGCTGCTTCCTGAAGAGACTCGCTATCTCCTCCGGCATGTTGGGGTTGGACTTGAACGTTAACGCCATTAGCCTCACCTAATTCATCTCTCCGGGTTGGCTTTGGGCGAGCCTTTTAAAAAGGTGATGGGTCGGGTGTGTGGATATTTTATCGTCGAAAAACACTTCGGCAATGTGCGAAAACTTTAAAAGCTGCCCGTTGATTCTACCTCCATGTTTGGACACATAAAACCGCGCCAGGAGATTAAGGCAAGGGAGATTGAAATAGACTTCTTCGAGGAGGATGTGGGCTTCCCTGAGAGGCCGAAGGTGAAGCTCCTCTTTGAGATCAAACGTCACCGCCTCGCGTAGTGGCGTTTATCAGCACTATGTCCTCGAAAAAGACGTGCACCCTAGCGGCTATTTTTCCCCTCAATCCAGCTTTCTCCAGCCTTCTCAGCGTTTCTTCCACTCCGGTTATCGAGCTCTGAACTATCTGGACGGTTCCGCCGGGCTTGAGATACGCTGGAACTTCCCGGATAAACCTGTCGAGAACTTCCCTGCCGCCCTCGCCTCCAACCAGCGCCAGGTCTATCGGCTCCTCCGGCTCGCCGGGCAGGTAGGGGGCGTTGAAGGTTATCACGTCGAACTTTCCGGAAACGTTCTCGAAGAGGTCGCTCACGCGAAACTCGACGTTTTTGATGCCGTTTATCCTCGCGTTCTCCCCCGCCAGCTCAACGGCCAGCGGATTGATGTCCACTCCCAGGACGGAGCGGGCTTTTCTTGCCATCAGGAGTGCTATAAGCCCAGTTCCAGTGCCGACGTCGAGGGCCAGGTCGCCTTCCCTAACCGCGAGGTTCTCGGCAAGGAGGAAGGTGTCCTCCGCCGGCTCGTAGACCTGGGGGTGGAGCTTGAGCTTGATGCTGTAGTAGGTGGGCATGGTACCATCTACCGCAACGTCCCTTTTGATGTTAACGGGGGTGTAGAAAAGCCGGAGGAAGGAGAAAAATCACTTCCTCTTCCACTCGGTGTAGCCGCAGCGGCCGCAGCTCCAGCGGTCCTTGTGCTCGGCCATGAAGACGCCCGGACCGCAGCGCGGGCAGAACTTGCCCTTCCTCTTGACCTTTCCGCCCTGAACCTCGTAGAGCTTCCACTTCTGGCTGGTCTTCTTGCCCTTAGCCATCTAAACCACCTCACTCCTCCTCCTTCTGAATGAGGCCGTCCCT encodes:
- the twy1 gene encoding 4-demethylwyosine synthase TYW1 is translated as MALTFKSNPNMPEEIASLFRKQHYALVGRHSSVKLCHWLKESIKHDRFCYKQKFYNIHSHRCLQMTPVTAWCTHNCIFCWRPMEGFLGTELPEPWDDPAFIVEESIKAQRKLLVGYKGMPGINMKKFEEAWNPKHAAISLSGEPMLYPYMGDLVEEFHKRGFTTFIVTNGTVPERLEEMKKEDKLPSQLYVSLTAPDLETYNRVNVPMIPDGWEKIKETLRLMNDAQTRTVIRLTLVKGENMTNPEGYAELIKLANPMFVEAKAYMFVGFSRNRLTINNMPRHEEIRAFAEELVKHLPGYHIEDEYEPSRVVLIMRDDVDSHGTRIGGRFIKH
- a CDS encoding HemK2/MTQ2 family protein methyltransferase, whose product is MPTYYSIKLKLHPQVYEPAEDTFLLAENLAVREGDLALDVGTGTGLIALLMARKARSVLGVDINPLAVELAGENARINGIKNVEFRVSDLFENVSGKFDVITFNAPYLPGEPEEPIDLALVGGEGGREVLDRFIREVPAYLKPGGTVQIVQSSITGVEETLRRLEKAGLRGKIAARVHVFFEDIVLINATTRGGDV
- a CDS encoding 30S ribosomal protein S27ae; its protein translation is MAKGKKTSQKWKLYEVQGGKVKRKGKFCPRCGPGVFMAEHKDRWSCGRCGYTEWKRK